The genomic region TCGCACATCCGATAGTTCAATTAAGGCAATGGGCCTTTTGATATCCCTCTCTAACAGTCCCGGCACAAAACCGATGGGAAAAGGCTGACCCCCTTCTTCCGGGGAATTCCTCTTAATATACAGATAACCGTTTTCCATAGTTCGGCCGTTGGCCGGGTAGGAAGGAACAATAAAGGCTAAATTTTGACCTGTTTCATCTAAAAGGGCTTCAATTTCCTTAGCCGGGTGTCCCCGCAGGGTAGAGTCAATTTTCTTATATAATCGTTTAAAACCTATGGAACCTAATAACCTGGCAATCTCCCGTACCCGCCGGTAGGCACCTTCGCTGTCCATCTTGCGTGTCTCAGCATTAATTGAGATTGTCTCGGCATCATTGGTTAAATCCTTGAGGGTTACATAATCGAAGACCACCAAAGTTGATAAACCAAACTTGCTGAATTGAACCCCAGTATCGGTGGCACCGGTCAGGTCGTCAGCAATGATGCACAATTTTTTCATTAAAAACCACCTTTGTTTTGTCTTGATGACCAGTGTTATAGCAAGGTCCGTGCCAACCCACCGGCGGCACAAACCGACCTAATTATCACATTTTTCCCAATATAGCAAACAGTTGAATATTTCAAAATGAAAAGCCCCTTTTCCCTATAAACTTCTGAGAACAAGGGGCGCCAAGCCTTATTATGTTTATTTCAATTTGTAAAAGACGTTTCATTTTGAAATCTTTTAATTTTCCTCCACAGGGTGGTTGTACTAATGCCTAGCTTTTTAGCGGCCTCTTCCTTACTTTGGCAAGATTTTAATGTTTGCCGTATTATTTGGTCTTCTATTTCAGCCAAAGTGCCGGTCAAGTTTAAGCACCCGGCAGTCAATTTTTCTTGATCCTGCAGGGGCATAAAATTATCAGTCAATGCCTTAATATCTTCGGCTACAACCATACTGCCATCCTTTAAAACAATTAACCGTTCCAATAAGTTTTTGAGCTCGCGAATGTTTCCCGGCCAGGTATGTTTTTGTAATGCCTGCAGGGCTTCATCAGTAAAATCAGGCAATTCAATTTGCAGTTTCTTAGCTAAGTCCCGGCTTAACACCCTGACCAGTACCGGAATATCTTCCATACGTTTCCTCAGCGGCGGTATGTTTAGTACCAAAATGCTCAGCCGGTGGTATAAATCCCGCCGGAACTTATCCTGTTTAATCAGTTCTTGTAAATTCCTGTGGGTGGCCGCAATAACCCTGACATCAACAGGTATAACTTTGTCCCCACCTATCCGCATGATCTCTTTTTCCTGCAAGACCCGGAGCAGCCGGGCCTGAATACCGGGCGACAACTCACCAATCTCATCCAGGAAGATGGTACCCCCGTGGGCCAACTCAAAGAGACCCTTTTTACCGCCCTTTTTGGCTCCGGTGAAGGCCCCCTCTTCGTAACCAAACAATTCGCTTTCTAACAGACTCTCAGTTAAAGCGGCACAATTAATGGCCACAAATGGCCCGTTCTTGCGTTGGCTGGCGTTGTGGATGCCTTGAGCAAACATTTCCTTACCGGTCCCGGTTTCCCCGTTAATTAAGATAGTGGAATCCACCCGGGCAAACCTGCGGGCTTTTTCAATTGTATCCTGCATCAATGGACTGGTGGTGACCATATCCGAAAAGGAGTAGTGCGCCACCAGGCCCTTTAAATATTGCTCTTTTCTGGCCTTCTCCTCCACAGCCTGAATGTGTTTAATATCCTGCACTGTAGCCACTGCTCCCACTGTATGGCCGCTAATGACCACCGGAACCACGTTATGCACCAGGAGATTTCCTTTTACTTTACATAACTCACCAAAACGAAGTCGGCCAAACTCCAACACTTCCCGAAAGGGAATCTCAGGCAAAACCTTTTCGGCGGGCTTGCCCATAACTAAATCCCTATTTAACTGCATCATTTTTTCCGCCTCGGGGTTCATTAAAGTAATACACCCCTGCTGGTCCACCGCCACGATTCCCTCATAGGCAAACTCCAAAATAGTCTTTAATTGTTCCACCCGGGCTTGTTCCCGGCGCCGTACCACACCAATCTCCTGCGCCTCTCGAATGGCCTGGCTGATGGCCTCTTTCCCCGATGTAACCAACACCGAGGCCAGGCCATACTTTTGAGCCATGCGGATAGCCACTGCATCTCCCACCAATACATCCACACCCAGACGAATAGCCTCTTCAATGGCCTCCTGGGCTTCTG from Desulfotomaculum nigrificans DSM 574 harbors:
- a CDS encoding sigma-54-dependent Fis family transcriptional regulator; protein product: MRGLKIAVIAPYEELALLASEVCAELGENIDIATGDLVEGVALANNFVQNSTEIIISRGGTATAIRASVDVPVVEIAISGFDIIRAINQAKSKGKKIGVVGFQNVIYGSKSLEDILDVEIYELVIANLSEAQEAIEEAIRLGVDVLVGDAVAIRMAQKYGLASVLVTSGKEAISQAIREAQEIGVVRRREQARVEQLKTILEFAYEGIVAVDQQGCITLMNPEAEKMMQLNRDLVMGKPAEKVLPEIPFREVLEFGRLRFGELCKVKGNLLVHNVVPVVISGHTVGAVATVQDIKHIQAVEEKARKEQYLKGLVAHYSFSDMVTTSPLMQDTIEKARRFARVDSTILINGETGTGKEMFAQGIHNASQRKNGPFVAINCAALTESLLESELFGYEEGAFTGAKKGGKKGLFELAHGGTIFLDEIGELSPGIQARLLRVLQEKEIMRIGGDKVIPVDVRVIAATHRNLQELIKQDKFRRDLYHRLSILVLNIPPLRKRMEDIPVLVRVLSRDLAKKLQIELPDFTDEALQALQKHTWPGNIRELKNLLERLIVLKDGSMVVAEDIKALTDNFMPLQDQEKLTAGCLNLTGTLAEIEDQIIRQTLKSCQSKEEAAKKLGISTTTLWRKIKRFQNETSFTN